The Vigna unguiculata cultivar IT97K-499-35 chromosome 6, ASM411807v1, whole genome shotgun sequence genome contains a region encoding:
- the LOC114189247 gene encoding protein MALE DISCOVERER 2-like isoform X2: MELRWNTFGFCLRIYIFLFSLWGIRDCCSVNDEGLALLAFQARITSDPFNALVNWDPNDCNPCEWLGVHCVDGKVQVLDLKGLSLEGTLAPELGKLSHLNSIVLCKNNFSGAIPKELGDLPKLELLDLRENNLSGNIPAEIGNMSLLKHFVWQRSFNQWYKSDSLIILTKAKLKKFANAFAWPLLKLGKTASHSNEADYCDILPSSDVPKIAQNVPEIVSSTRRKLLQSSGNNLAAVPFSDKTPIEFSTAPTTFSSGAIPAVPEAIEKKNRPAPSDPDSNAPDDASDENQSDNVSDENQSQDASDGNQASQQHLNNGASTWKWIIIFLLLLLVIIIIILLYIWRKRAAKVIRPWKTGISGQLRKAFITGVPKLDRGELETACEDFSNIVVDGYAGCTIYKGTLSSGVEIAVVSTLVTSSKNWSKSMELRYRKKIDTLSRINHKNFVNLIGYCEEQEPFTRMLVFEYAPNGNVFEHLHVADLERLDWSARIKIIMGIAYCLQYMHHDLNPPLAQSNLTSNMIFLTDDFSAKVAEVTFRHIVSPENSGDSKKSDDGPSEENIETNIYNFGELLLEIISGKLSYSEEHGNLVDWAATYLNEKTNLKDLVDPTLQCFKENELNCICDVIQDCIQPDEKLRPTMRDVTSKLREVLGLSPEQVVPRLSPLWWAELEILSVDST, from the exons ATGGAACTAAGATGGAACACATTTGGATTTTGTCTgagaatttatattttcttgttCTCACTATGGGGAATCCGAGATTGTTGTTCCGTTAATGATGAAg GACTGGCTTTGTTAGCGTTCCAAGCGAGAATAACTAGTGATCCCTTTAATGCTTTGGTGAATTGGGATCCCAATGATTGTAACCCTTGCGAGTGGTTGGGTGTTCATTGTGTAGATGGTAAAGTGCAAGTGTT GGACTTAAAAGGGTTATCATTGGAAGGGACGTTGGCTCCTGAACTTGGCAAACTTAGTCACCTAAATTCTAT TGTATTATGCAAGAATAACTTTTCTGGTGCCATTCCCAAAGAACTTGGAGATTTACCCAAGCTAGAGTTATTAGATTTAAGGGAAAATAATTTGTCAGGAAACATCCCAGCAGAAATTGGCAACATGTCGTTATTAAAACACTT TGTGTGGCAACGTAGCTTCAACCAATGGTACAAATCAGATTCATTGATTATTCTAACGAAAGCAAAACTTAAGAAATTCGCCAATGCCTTTGCTTGGCCACT ATTGAAGCTAGGGAAGACTGCCTCTCATAGCAATGAAGCGGATTATTGTGACATTCTGCCCA GTTCTGATGTGCCAAAGATAGCCCAAAATGTACCAGAAATTGTTAGTTCGACACGTCGTAAGTTACTTCAGTCTAGTGGTAATAACCTTGCAGCTGTACCTTTCAGTGACAAAACACCAATAGAGTTTAGCACTGCTCCAACTACCTTCAGTAGTGGAGCTATTCCTGCTGTTCCAGAAGCCATCGAGAAAAAAAATCGGCCTGCACCCTCAGATCCGGATTCTAATGCTCCTGATGATGCTTCTGATGAAAATCAATCAGACAATGTTTCTGATGAAAATCAATCACAAGATGCTTCCGATGGAAATCAAGCAAGCCAACAACATTTAAATAATGGTGCTTCTACGTGGAagtggataattatttttcttcttcttctgctggtcattattatcataattcttTTATACATTTGGCGAAAACGAGCCGCAAAAGTAATACGCCCCTGGAAGACAGGAATAAGTGGACAGTTGCGGAAAGCATTTATAACAg GGGTTCCCAAGTTGGATAGAGGAGAATTAGAGACAGCCTGTGAAGATTTTAGCAATATTGTTGTTGATGGTTATGCCGGGTGCACCATCTACAAAGGAACATTGTCTAGTGGAGTTGAGATTGCTGTAGTTTCTACTCTAGTTACTTCTTCTAAGAATTGGTCAAAGAGCATGGAGCTAAGATACCGCAAAAAG ATTGATACTTTGTCTCGCATAAATCATAAGAACTTTGTTAATCTTATTGGCTACTGCGAAGAACAAGAACCATTCACTAGGATGTTGGTGTTTGAGTATGCTCCAAATGGAAACGTGTTTGAGCATTTACATG TTGCGGATTTGGAACGTCTTGATTGGAGTGCAAGGATAAAGATTATCATGGGGATTGCGTATTGCCTTCAATACATGCACCATGACTTAAATCCACCTCTGGCACAAAGCAACCTTACttcaaatatgatatttttaacagATGATTTTTCTGCTAAG GTTGCAGAAGTTACTTTTAGACATATTGTGTCACCAGAGAACTCGGGTGATTCAAAGAAATCTGATGATGGGCCATCCGAAGAGAATATTGAAACCAATATTTACAACTTTGGAGAGTTATTGCTGGAAATCATCTCAGGGAAATTATCTTACTCGGAAGAACATGGCAACCTAGTGGACTGG GCTGCTACGTACTTAAACGAGAAAACAAATCTCAAAGATTTGGTGGATCCCACCCTCCAATGTTTCAAGGAGAACGAACTTAATTGCATTTGTGATGTAATCCAAGATTGTATCCAACCTGATGAAAAGTTAAGACCAACAATGAGGGACGTGACTTCCAAATTAAGGGAAGTGCTTGGTTTGTCACCTGAGCAAGTTGTCCCAAGACTTTCTCCACTCTGGTGGGCTGAATTGGAGATATTGTCAGTGGACTCGACTTAA
- the LOC114189247 gene encoding protein MALE DISCOVERER 2-like isoform X1, whose translation MELRWNTFGFCLRIYIFLFSLWGIRDCCSVNDEGLALLAFQARITSDPFNALVNWDPNDCNPCEWLGVHCVDGKVQVLDLKGLSLEGTLAPELGKLSHLNSIVLCKNNFSGAIPKELGDLPKLELLDLRENNLSGNIPAEIGNMSLLKHFVWQRSFNQWYKSDSLIILTKAKLKKFANAFAWPLLKLGKTASHSNEADYCDILPSSDVPKIAQNVPEIVSSTRRKLLQSSGNNLAAVPFSDKTPIEFSTAPTTFSSGAIPAVPEAIEKKNRPAPSDPDSNAPDDASDENQSDNVSDENQSQDASDGNQASQQHLNNGASTWKWIIIFLLLLLVIIIIILLYIWRKRAAKVIRPWKTGISGQLRKAFITGVPKLDRGELETACEDFSNIVVDGYAGCTIYKGTLSSGVEIAVVSTLVTSSKNWSKSMELRYRKKIDTLSRINHKNFVNLIGYCEEQEPFTRMLVFEYAPNGNVFEHLHGTTLCFRFAREKWILSVFLKLKVLYVLVADLERLDWSARIKIIMGIAYCLQYMHHDLNPPLAQSNLTSNMIFLTDDFSAKVAEVTFRHIVSPENSGDSKKSDDGPSEENIETNIYNFGELLLEIISGKLSYSEEHGNLVDWAATYLNEKTNLKDLVDPTLQCFKENELNCICDVIQDCIQPDEKLRPTMRDVTSKLREVLGLSPEQVVPRLSPLWWAELEILSVDST comes from the exons ATGGAACTAAGATGGAACACATTTGGATTTTGTCTgagaatttatattttcttgttCTCACTATGGGGAATCCGAGATTGTTGTTCCGTTAATGATGAAg GACTGGCTTTGTTAGCGTTCCAAGCGAGAATAACTAGTGATCCCTTTAATGCTTTGGTGAATTGGGATCCCAATGATTGTAACCCTTGCGAGTGGTTGGGTGTTCATTGTGTAGATGGTAAAGTGCAAGTGTT GGACTTAAAAGGGTTATCATTGGAAGGGACGTTGGCTCCTGAACTTGGCAAACTTAGTCACCTAAATTCTAT TGTATTATGCAAGAATAACTTTTCTGGTGCCATTCCCAAAGAACTTGGAGATTTACCCAAGCTAGAGTTATTAGATTTAAGGGAAAATAATTTGTCAGGAAACATCCCAGCAGAAATTGGCAACATGTCGTTATTAAAACACTT TGTGTGGCAACGTAGCTTCAACCAATGGTACAAATCAGATTCATTGATTATTCTAACGAAAGCAAAACTTAAGAAATTCGCCAATGCCTTTGCTTGGCCACT ATTGAAGCTAGGGAAGACTGCCTCTCATAGCAATGAAGCGGATTATTGTGACATTCTGCCCA GTTCTGATGTGCCAAAGATAGCCCAAAATGTACCAGAAATTGTTAGTTCGACACGTCGTAAGTTACTTCAGTCTAGTGGTAATAACCTTGCAGCTGTACCTTTCAGTGACAAAACACCAATAGAGTTTAGCACTGCTCCAACTACCTTCAGTAGTGGAGCTATTCCTGCTGTTCCAGAAGCCATCGAGAAAAAAAATCGGCCTGCACCCTCAGATCCGGATTCTAATGCTCCTGATGATGCTTCTGATGAAAATCAATCAGACAATGTTTCTGATGAAAATCAATCACAAGATGCTTCCGATGGAAATCAAGCAAGCCAACAACATTTAAATAATGGTGCTTCTACGTGGAagtggataattatttttcttcttcttctgctggtcattattatcataattcttTTATACATTTGGCGAAAACGAGCCGCAAAAGTAATACGCCCCTGGAAGACAGGAATAAGTGGACAGTTGCGGAAAGCATTTATAACAg GGGTTCCCAAGTTGGATAGAGGAGAATTAGAGACAGCCTGTGAAGATTTTAGCAATATTGTTGTTGATGGTTATGCCGGGTGCACCATCTACAAAGGAACATTGTCTAGTGGAGTTGAGATTGCTGTAGTTTCTACTCTAGTTACTTCTTCTAAGAATTGGTCAAAGAGCATGGAGCTAAGATACCGCAAAAAG ATTGATACTTTGTCTCGCATAAATCATAAGAACTTTGTTAATCTTATTGGCTACTGCGAAGAACAAGAACCATTCACTAGGATGTTGGTGTTTGAGTATGCTCCAAATGGAAACGTGTTTGAGCATTTACATGGTACAACTCTTTGTTTTCGTTTTGCTAGAGAAAAATGGATTTTATCTGTGTTCTTAAAACTAAAAGTTCTGTATGTTTTAGTTGCGGATTTGGAACGTCTTGATTGGAGTGCAAGGATAAAGATTATCATGGGGATTGCGTATTGCCTTCAATACATGCACCATGACTTAAATCCACCTCTGGCACAAAGCAACCTTACttcaaatatgatatttttaacagATGATTTTTCTGCTAAG GTTGCAGAAGTTACTTTTAGACATATTGTGTCACCAGAGAACTCGGGTGATTCAAAGAAATCTGATGATGGGCCATCCGAAGAGAATATTGAAACCAATATTTACAACTTTGGAGAGTTATTGCTGGAAATCATCTCAGGGAAATTATCTTACTCGGAAGAACATGGCAACCTAGTGGACTGG GCTGCTACGTACTTAAACGAGAAAACAAATCTCAAAGATTTGGTGGATCCCACCCTCCAATGTTTCAAGGAGAACGAACTTAATTGCATTTGTGATGTAATCCAAGATTGTATCCAACCTGATGAAAAGTTAAGACCAACAATGAGGGACGTGACTTCCAAATTAAGGGAAGTGCTTGGTTTGTCACCTGAGCAAGTTGTCCCAAGACTTTCTCCACTCTGGTGGGCTGAATTGGAGATATTGTCAGTGGACTCGACTTAA
- the LOC114189247 gene encoding protein MALE DISCOVERER 1-like isoform X4 — MELRWNTFGFCLRIYIFLFSLWGIRDCCSVNDEGLALLAFQARITSDPFNALVNWDPNDCNPCEWLGVHCVDGKVQVLDLKGLSLEGTLAPELGKLSHLNSILKLGKTASHSNEADYCDILPSSDVPKIAQNVPEIVSSTRRKLLQSSGNNLAAVPFSDKTPIEFSTAPTTFSSGAIPAVPEAIEKKNRPAPSDPDSNAPDDASDENQSDNVSDENQSQDASDGNQASQQHLNNGASTWKWIIIFLLLLLVIIIIILLYIWRKRAAKVIRPWKTGISGQLRKAFITGVPKLDRGELETACEDFSNIVVDGYAGCTIYKGTLSSGVEIAVVSTLVTSSKNWSKSMELRYRKKIDTLSRINHKNFVNLIGYCEEQEPFTRMLVFEYAPNGNVFEHLHGTTLCFRFAREKWILSVFLKLKVLYVLVADLERLDWSARIKIIMGIAYCLQYMHHDLNPPLAQSNLTSNMIFLTDDFSAKVAEVTFRHIVSPENSGDSKKSDDGPSEENIETNIYNFGELLLEIISGKLSYSEEHGNLVDWAATYLNEKTNLKDLVDPTLQCFKENELNCICDVIQDCIQPDEKLRPTMRDVTSKLREVLGLSPEQVVPRLSPLWWAELEILSVDST; from the exons ATGGAACTAAGATGGAACACATTTGGATTTTGTCTgagaatttatattttcttgttCTCACTATGGGGAATCCGAGATTGTTGTTCCGTTAATGATGAAg GACTGGCTTTGTTAGCGTTCCAAGCGAGAATAACTAGTGATCCCTTTAATGCTTTGGTGAATTGGGATCCCAATGATTGTAACCCTTGCGAGTGGTTGGGTGTTCATTGTGTAGATGGTAAAGTGCAAGTGTT GGACTTAAAAGGGTTATCATTGGAAGGGACGTTGGCTCCTGAACTTGGCAAACTTAGTCACCTAAATTCTAT ATTGAAGCTAGGGAAGACTGCCTCTCATAGCAATGAAGCGGATTATTGTGACATTCTGCCCA GTTCTGATGTGCCAAAGATAGCCCAAAATGTACCAGAAATTGTTAGTTCGACACGTCGTAAGTTACTTCAGTCTAGTGGTAATAACCTTGCAGCTGTACCTTTCAGTGACAAAACACCAATAGAGTTTAGCACTGCTCCAACTACCTTCAGTAGTGGAGCTATTCCTGCTGTTCCAGAAGCCATCGAGAAAAAAAATCGGCCTGCACCCTCAGATCCGGATTCTAATGCTCCTGATGATGCTTCTGATGAAAATCAATCAGACAATGTTTCTGATGAAAATCAATCACAAGATGCTTCCGATGGAAATCAAGCAAGCCAACAACATTTAAATAATGGTGCTTCTACGTGGAagtggataattatttttcttcttcttctgctggtcattattatcataattcttTTATACATTTGGCGAAAACGAGCCGCAAAAGTAATACGCCCCTGGAAGACAGGAATAAGTGGACAGTTGCGGAAAGCATTTATAACAg GGGTTCCCAAGTTGGATAGAGGAGAATTAGAGACAGCCTGTGAAGATTTTAGCAATATTGTTGTTGATGGTTATGCCGGGTGCACCATCTACAAAGGAACATTGTCTAGTGGAGTTGAGATTGCTGTAGTTTCTACTCTAGTTACTTCTTCTAAGAATTGGTCAAAGAGCATGGAGCTAAGATACCGCAAAAAG ATTGATACTTTGTCTCGCATAAATCATAAGAACTTTGTTAATCTTATTGGCTACTGCGAAGAACAAGAACCATTCACTAGGATGTTGGTGTTTGAGTATGCTCCAAATGGAAACGTGTTTGAGCATTTACATGGTACAACTCTTTGTTTTCGTTTTGCTAGAGAAAAATGGATTTTATCTGTGTTCTTAAAACTAAAAGTTCTGTATGTTTTAGTTGCGGATTTGGAACGTCTTGATTGGAGTGCAAGGATAAAGATTATCATGGGGATTGCGTATTGCCTTCAATACATGCACCATGACTTAAATCCACCTCTGGCACAAAGCAACCTTACttcaaatatgatatttttaacagATGATTTTTCTGCTAAG GTTGCAGAAGTTACTTTTAGACATATTGTGTCACCAGAGAACTCGGGTGATTCAAAGAAATCTGATGATGGGCCATCCGAAGAGAATATTGAAACCAATATTTACAACTTTGGAGAGTTATTGCTGGAAATCATCTCAGGGAAATTATCTTACTCGGAAGAACATGGCAACCTAGTGGACTGG GCTGCTACGTACTTAAACGAGAAAACAAATCTCAAAGATTTGGTGGATCCCACCCTCCAATGTTTCAAGGAGAACGAACTTAATTGCATTTGTGATGTAATCCAAGATTGTATCCAACCTGATGAAAAGTTAAGACCAACAATGAGGGACGTGACTTCCAAATTAAGGGAAGTGCTTGGTTTGTCACCTGAGCAAGTTGTCCCAAGACTTTCTCCACTCTGGTGGGCTGAATTGGAGATATTGTCAGTGGACTCGACTTAA
- the LOC114189247 gene encoding protein MALE DISCOVERER 1-like isoform X3, with the protein MELRWNTFGFCLRIYIFLFSLWGIRDCCSVNDEGLALLAFQARITSDPFNALVNWDPNDCNPCEWLGVHCVDGKVQVLDLKGLSLEGTLAPELGKLSHLNSIVWQRSFNQWYKSDSLIILTKAKLKKFANAFAWPLLKLGKTASHSNEADYCDILPSSDVPKIAQNVPEIVSSTRRKLLQSSGNNLAAVPFSDKTPIEFSTAPTTFSSGAIPAVPEAIEKKNRPAPSDPDSNAPDDASDENQSDNVSDENQSQDASDGNQASQQHLNNGASTWKWIIIFLLLLLVIIIIILLYIWRKRAAKVIRPWKTGISGQLRKAFITGVPKLDRGELETACEDFSNIVVDGYAGCTIYKGTLSSGVEIAVVSTLVTSSKNWSKSMELRYRKKIDTLSRINHKNFVNLIGYCEEQEPFTRMLVFEYAPNGNVFEHLHGTTLCFRFAREKWILSVFLKLKVLYVLVADLERLDWSARIKIIMGIAYCLQYMHHDLNPPLAQSNLTSNMIFLTDDFSAKVAEVTFRHIVSPENSGDSKKSDDGPSEENIETNIYNFGELLLEIISGKLSYSEEHGNLVDWAATYLNEKTNLKDLVDPTLQCFKENELNCICDVIQDCIQPDEKLRPTMRDVTSKLREVLGLSPEQVVPRLSPLWWAELEILSVDST; encoded by the exons ATGGAACTAAGATGGAACACATTTGGATTTTGTCTgagaatttatattttcttgttCTCACTATGGGGAATCCGAGATTGTTGTTCCGTTAATGATGAAg GACTGGCTTTGTTAGCGTTCCAAGCGAGAATAACTAGTGATCCCTTTAATGCTTTGGTGAATTGGGATCCCAATGATTGTAACCCTTGCGAGTGGTTGGGTGTTCATTGTGTAGATGGTAAAGTGCAAGTGTT GGACTTAAAAGGGTTATCATTGGAAGGGACGTTGGCTCCTGAACTTGGCAAACTTAGTCACCTAAATTCTAT TGTGTGGCAACGTAGCTTCAACCAATGGTACAAATCAGATTCATTGATTATTCTAACGAAAGCAAAACTTAAGAAATTCGCCAATGCCTTTGCTTGGCCACT ATTGAAGCTAGGGAAGACTGCCTCTCATAGCAATGAAGCGGATTATTGTGACATTCTGCCCA GTTCTGATGTGCCAAAGATAGCCCAAAATGTACCAGAAATTGTTAGTTCGACACGTCGTAAGTTACTTCAGTCTAGTGGTAATAACCTTGCAGCTGTACCTTTCAGTGACAAAACACCAATAGAGTTTAGCACTGCTCCAACTACCTTCAGTAGTGGAGCTATTCCTGCTGTTCCAGAAGCCATCGAGAAAAAAAATCGGCCTGCACCCTCAGATCCGGATTCTAATGCTCCTGATGATGCTTCTGATGAAAATCAATCAGACAATGTTTCTGATGAAAATCAATCACAAGATGCTTCCGATGGAAATCAAGCAAGCCAACAACATTTAAATAATGGTGCTTCTACGTGGAagtggataattatttttcttcttcttctgctggtcattattatcataattcttTTATACATTTGGCGAAAACGAGCCGCAAAAGTAATACGCCCCTGGAAGACAGGAATAAGTGGACAGTTGCGGAAAGCATTTATAACAg GGGTTCCCAAGTTGGATAGAGGAGAATTAGAGACAGCCTGTGAAGATTTTAGCAATATTGTTGTTGATGGTTATGCCGGGTGCACCATCTACAAAGGAACATTGTCTAGTGGAGTTGAGATTGCTGTAGTTTCTACTCTAGTTACTTCTTCTAAGAATTGGTCAAAGAGCATGGAGCTAAGATACCGCAAAAAG ATTGATACTTTGTCTCGCATAAATCATAAGAACTTTGTTAATCTTATTGGCTACTGCGAAGAACAAGAACCATTCACTAGGATGTTGGTGTTTGAGTATGCTCCAAATGGAAACGTGTTTGAGCATTTACATGGTACAACTCTTTGTTTTCGTTTTGCTAGAGAAAAATGGATTTTATCTGTGTTCTTAAAACTAAAAGTTCTGTATGTTTTAGTTGCGGATTTGGAACGTCTTGATTGGAGTGCAAGGATAAAGATTATCATGGGGATTGCGTATTGCCTTCAATACATGCACCATGACTTAAATCCACCTCTGGCACAAAGCAACCTTACttcaaatatgatatttttaacagATGATTTTTCTGCTAAG GTTGCAGAAGTTACTTTTAGACATATTGTGTCACCAGAGAACTCGGGTGATTCAAAGAAATCTGATGATGGGCCATCCGAAGAGAATATTGAAACCAATATTTACAACTTTGGAGAGTTATTGCTGGAAATCATCTCAGGGAAATTATCTTACTCGGAAGAACATGGCAACCTAGTGGACTGG GCTGCTACGTACTTAAACGAGAAAACAAATCTCAAAGATTTGGTGGATCCCACCCTCCAATGTTTCAAGGAGAACGAACTTAATTGCATTTGTGATGTAATCCAAGATTGTATCCAACCTGATGAAAAGTTAAGACCAACAATGAGGGACGTGACTTCCAAATTAAGGGAAGTGCTTGGTTTGTCACCTGAGCAAGTTGTCCCAAGACTTTCTCCACTCTGGTGGGCTGAATTGGAGATATTGTCAGTGGACTCGACTTAA